Genomic DNA from Alistipes indistinctus YIT 12060:
TGGCCATGCTGTTGAGAAGGTTTCTTCCCCGTGTGCACCACGAAATCAAAAAACGGCAGGAACTTTCGTTCTACATGTGGTCCGTCGCACTGGCCACCGTAACCGGCAACACGGTCTCGTTCCTGATGCGGCAGGATGCATCGAATTACCGGATCGAAACGATAATGGCGCTGCTTGCGCTGGTCGTATGCGGTTTGCAGTTCATCACCGGACGCAGGATCGGGCGCCGTTTCCGCGACAAAGTCGCCGGAGCGCAGGGTCTCGGACAGAAAAACACGATCCTTGCGATCTGGATGGCACAGACCTACCTCAATCCCGTTTCATCGGTCGCCCCCGCTTTTTATGTGGTGTGGCAGAACATCGTGAATTCCTACCAGTTGTGGCTCCGGCGGCGCGACAAAGGCTGAAAACAGCTATTGCCGTTTCCTGCTCCAGGCGTGTGTGATTCCGTAAATAATCAGGACCCCTAAGCATCCCAGCACTCCGAATCTTCCGTTCCAGAAAATATCACCGCCACCTATCGTATAGAAAGCCAACGACGAAAAAATCAATCCCTGCAACAAGGCCGGGACAAAAAGCGTGCGGGTGCGGTGCAGCGCCGAAGCATAATAAAAAGAACAGATCACACACATCAGCAACACACATCCCATATACGCAATTCTTTCGCCCATCGACTGCCCGGCCGCAACGAATGCCACGACAGGAAGATTCCACACGCCCCATACCAAGCCGATAAAACAGTATTTTCCGAAACGCGTGACGGTCACATTGTGCTCCAAGAATCCCCGCCACGCAATCTCACCCGGCAATGCGCCTAACCATCCCACGGTAATTGCCCACACAAAGGCAATGAGGAGAGTCGTCCAATTTTGGGGAACGATCTTGCCCGCCCCTGACACACCCAACACGTTAGCAAAAAACAGCACGAGAGCGACGATCAGAACTGGGAACGCAATAGCCGTAAACACCGAATAGAAAACCGCTTTTTTCACATCGATCCCGCACAAAGTCAGGCGATATTGCCGAATGATCTGCTTCAGTCTCCATTTCTCCGTAATCAAAACTGCCAGTAAAGGCGTCAATACAAACAACAGGTATACAAGTTGATGCAACAACAAGTATCCCTTGAATCCCCCGTCACCGGGAGCTACGGCCACGGGAATCCGCCACCATATCCAGGCAACCGCTGCGGTTAGTAAAACCAACCAGATAAGAAAATGTAAAGTATTTTTATTCATAGCCTAAATTGTAATGTGTTGGTCTGGTTGAATCAATCACGAAATAATATGAATAAGAACCTCCGTCTCCGCTCGAAACCTGAATGGAAACCTGATATGGGACTCCGCTCACAGGAGGCGCCACATTACATTCGCCTCCCCATCCGAACAGTTGGAATGCAGTATTACTGGCATAACCGTACCCATTCGACATAGTAACTTGTCCCCACCCGATTACGGAATGGGTATAAACATTGAATTGGATGTTTGTGGCATCAACCGGAACATTCATTGTAAAATATAAGCGTTCAAAAACTGATTCGTTTCACGCACATCTTTCTGCATTTTGTCGTAAAACTCGTTTGAGATACCCAAACCCAAAGCTTGTTCACGCTTTAAATTGAGTACATACCGATTCACTTCAAAAGTGAGGTAATTGAAAGCGACTCGATTTGCCTCGTCAAGAGACAGCATCTGGCTGGTTTTCGTTTGAAAAGAAAGTTACTGATCCGCAACCTCTTGGGTAGCAATCATTTCGGAGTTCTCGCATGCGGCTATCGCACATGCACACAAGACAAAGAAGAATAGTTTTCCCATGGTGCAATAATTTTAGTGAGACAATATGGTTGATAAAACCTATCAAATCCTATCCATATATCTACTCAACACTACCAATGGCTGCATTGACAACCTATAGCACCTGATCAAACAATAAGATTAGTTATAAATATTATTGATATTATATATTTTTATAATGTTAACAATAATAATTAACAAATCAAAAATAAAAACAATGTTTTTTTTTTAATTTTAATACTTACCCCCTCCAACAGCGGTAATAAACCCCCAGAGGAAGAGCCTTGCCGAAAGAGTCGTTGAAATAGAGTTCACCGAATTGTTCCCCGGTAAAATCACCGACCAATTGGCGGACAGCCGTGCGGGCCAGCAACGCCGACAACCCCATCGAATAGAGGTTCAATACCAGAAAACCGTGCTCCGGATCGAGCAATTCTCCGCACAGGCGCAACAATTCGTTGAGATTCTCCTCCAGAATCCACTTCTCGCCGTCCGGTCCGCGTCCGTAGGCGGGCGGATCGAGGATGATCCCGCTGTATTTGCGGCCCCGCTTCACCTCCCGCCGGGCAAATTTCAACGCATCGTCGACAATCCAACGCACTCCGTCGAGTCCCGACGCCTCCATATTTTCGCGGGCCCACGACACGACCGGTTTCACCGAATCGACATGCGTCACCGATGCTCCGGCACTGCCGGCAGCTAGCGTCGCGCCGCCCGTATATGCAAACAGGTTCAGCACCTGCACGGCGCCGGAAACGTTTTCACCCGGCCGTCCCGCGACAGCGACCGCCGACCCCGGGTTTCCATTTCCGGCAGATGTTTCCGCAACCCTGTGCACTTGTCCCGCAATGAATTCCCAATTTGCAGCCTGCTCGGGAAAGATACCCACATGTTTGAAGGCAGTGAGGCCGAGCCGCAATTTCAAATCCATCGCGTCACTGCGATAGCCGATCCACCACTGCTGCGGCATCCCGTCGCGGAGCGTCCATTCGCCGCGTTCACCGCCCCGATCTCCACCGCGCGGATCCCGCCGGAAATAGGCGTCCGCCCGGCGGAGCCACTCTTTATCACCGAGCGATTTGTCCCATACGGCCTGCGGTTCGGGACGCGCAACCAAATAGCGGCCGAAACGCTCCAGTTTTTCGAAACCGCCGCAGTCTACCAGTTCGTAATCGTTCCATCCCTCCGGAATCAACAGTCCGACATCCATAATTTTATCTTTTTTTATCTTTTTTTCTTTCCCGTTCGTCTCATCCGCCGCGTTCCCGGGACTTGAACAGCGGACGGTGCAACCGGTACGATCCGGACACCAGCCCCACCGTGACCGGCAACCGGAGTCGCAGCCTCCTCCGCAACCGGGTCCGATCCCGGAGAGATTCCCCGGTAAACGACAGTCATCATGCAGCGGGTACAATCGAACTGCAATTCATAAAGGTGCTGTTCATGCCGCAGATACAGTTTTCCTTTATAGGCCGGATGCTCTTTCAGGCATGTTCCCATTTCCCGGCGCAGGCAATAGCGCATCCGCATCACGGAAAGATCCCGAAAATCGCGGCGCAGATCGTATCCCGGTTCGATGCGGGTCACCCCATGCTCGCGGTAGAAACGCTCGGCAAGCGAATTGACCACATTCTCCTCCCCGGTCAACACCTCTGCCGGAAACAGCACTTCCCGATGTTCGGAACGCCGTTCACGCCGCGGGAAGGTTTGCAGTCGCATCCCGTCGAGCCGGGCCACCGCCTCACGGCGCAGTTCATTGAGCAGTGAAATCGGAACAAAACGGACAGTATCCTGATCCACCTCTACCGAAACCACATCATAAATCGTATCGCCGGTTTTGGCGAGTTGCGTCCGGAGCGCCTGCAATGCCTGGTCGGGTTGCCGGGCCGGAGCGAATTCCCCGTGTCTGGCTACGGTGACCTGCATCCGTCCGTCGGAAAGCGCCAGTTCCGCCTCCGAAGGGCCTACCCTGACCGAAGCCGTCACCGGAATGGTGCGACGCAGGCGGCTGCGGCCCACTGCCGAAACGAACAAATGGTCGTAATTGCGATAGAGTTCCATACCGGGTACAATGCCGTCCATCCGGTTGGGCCACACCCACTCCCCGTCCGTACGGTTGATGTTCGTCCCGCCCGGGGCACCCGAAACCGTCACAAAGCAAATCCCGTCACCGGCGGACAAAGCCGTCCGGGACGGTAACCGGAAACTGTCCCGTCGCACGTCAATGACCTTCCCGAGCGGCTCCCCGAACGCCTTCGGCGTATCGAACGAAGCTACTCCGCCGTGTACTCCCCCGAGGAAATAAGCGGTCGCCCCCCGGGAAAAGCTCTTCGCCGGGTTCGGCTCGAATTCCAAGGTGGAGATACCCTCCGACGCCCGGCGCAGGTCATCGCGCCGGGCCAGTATCCCGTCCAGCTTACGACGGTACCAGCCGACCACATTACGGACATAATTCTCATCCTTGAGACGCCCCTCGATCTTGAACGACGTAACGCCGGCCCCGATCAACTCTTCAATTTGTCCGGTCGCGTTCATATCCTGCAGCGAAAGCAGGTGACGGTTCCGTTCCAGCGGCCGCATCCGTTCGTCGAGCAAATCGTAAGGCAGCCGGCACGACTGCGAACAATCGCCGCGGTTCCCGCTGCGCGGCCCCATCGTACGGCTCATGTAACAACGCCCGCTGTACGAAACGCAAATCGCTCCATGCACGAACGTCTCGATCTCGACATCGGCGGCCCGGGAAAGCCGGCCGATCTCCCCGAGCGACAGTGCGCGCTCCAGAATCACACGCGTAAAACCCGCTTCGGAGAGGAAACGAACGCGCTGCGGATCGGTATTGCACACCTGCGTCGAAGCATGCAATTCGACCGGAGGCAACTCCATCCGAAGGAAGGCCATATCCTGCACGATCAACGCATCGGCTCCCGCATTCCACATCCGGCATGCGATACGCTCCGCATCGGCCAATTCCTGTTCATAAAGCAGCGTGTTCATCGCCACATAGACCTTCGCTCCGAAACGATGGGCGAGGTCACACAACCGGACGATCTCCTCCTCGGGAACACCCGCCGCCGAACGCGCGCCGAAACGCGGTGCGCCCACGTACAGCGCATCGGCACCGCACAAAATAGCCGCACGTCCCTGTTCATAATTCTTGGCAGGGGCTAACAACTCGATGGTTCGCAACTTGCGGGACGACATTTCGGACATCGTTCGGAAGGAATATCAGGGAAAAATACCTAATTTTGCATATTTACAGCACACAAAGGTAGCGAAATTTGCACAGACCGCCGCCACGGCGCGCGACATCTAAACCGTACGGACATCATTATGGGCAGCAGGGGATCATTCGGAAGCAGGTTCGGCGTCATCGCCGCAGTGAGCGGATCGGTTATCGGTCTGGGCAACATCTGGAGATTCCCTTACGTGGCCGGCGAGAACGGCGGCGCAGCGTTCATCCTGATCTATATCGCGTGCAGCTTCCTGATTTCGATCCCGCTGATGCTCTCGGAATTCAGCCTCGGCCGCAGTTCGAAGCGCAACACCAAACGTGCGTTCCAGAAGCTCGCCCCGGGCACCCGTTGGAACTATGTGGGCTATATGGGTATCTTCTGCGCCTTTATCCTGCTGTCGTTCTATTGCGTCATTGCCGGCTGGGCGCTCGAATTCATCAAAGAATCGGTCCTCAACGAGTTCGCAGGTAAAAGCGCGGCGCAAATCAGTGAAAATTTCAACGGTTTTATCGCCAGCGGATGGCGGCCGGTGGTGTGGATGGGCGTTTTCATGCTGTCAACGGCCTTCATCGTCTGGTCCGGAATCGAAAAAGGAATCGAACGCTATACCAAGATTTTCATGCCGGTCTTTATCGTCCTGCTCGCCGCGCTGGCCATCAACTCCCTGACGCTGCCCGGCGCGCGCGAAGGGATAGGCTTCCTGCTGCGTCCCGATTTCAGCAAGATTACCGGCGCGACGATCCTCAAGGCGATGGGCCAGTCGTTTTTCTCGATGAGCCTCGGGTTGGGCTGCATGATCACCTACGGCTCCTACATCCGCAAAGGCGAAAACCTGCCGAAAGTGGCATCGATGGTGGCCCTGTCGGATATGTCGGTCGCAATCCTGTCGGGTATCGCCATTTTCCCGGCGGTTTTTTCGTTCGGCATCAGCCCCACCTCGGGTCCGGAACTGGTTTTCCTGACGCTGCCGAATATTTTCGCGCAGATGCCCGGCGGCTACTGGATCGCGATCGTATTCTTCGTACTGCTGTTCCTCGCCGCAATCACCTCGTCGATCTCGATGTTCGAAGTCATTGCCGCCTACCTGACCGAAGAGTTGCGGATGAGCCGGCCGAAAGCCGTAGTCGGCGTACTGGTCACGATCCTGGTAACGGGTTCCCTCTGCGCGCTGTCGCAGCGTCCCGGCTCCTCGCTACACATCGGCAGCATGAACCTGTTCGACCTGTGCGACTACCTCAGTTCGAACGTCCTCATGCCGCTGGGCGGCCTGCTGATCGTGATTTTTACGGGTTGGGTATTTTCGCCCGAAAAACTGCGCAACGAGCTGACCAACAACCTGACCGTAAACCTGTGGTGCTATCCGGCCATCCGCCTGCTGATCCGGTTCGTCGTTCCGGTGGTCATCACACTGCTGTTCCTCACGCAGATCGGAATCCTGTAAACCCGCAATGAAAATCCGGGCTGGGAAACCGCCTGCCGCCGGAACCGGCTTCGAATCCGGATTACAATATAGTCCCGACAGCTGTTATAAAAACCCGTAACCACGTCCGGAACACGTGTGTTCCGAAACCTAACCGACCCGAATCAAGATGATCACCTTTCTAATCTGCTTCGCCGTACTCGTGGGAGCCTACTTTATTTACGGCCGCTACCTCGAACGGACAATCGGCGCCGATCCCGACCGCGAACCGCCCTGCAGGAGCCGTTATGACGGCGTAGATTACCTGCCGCTCCCGAAATGGAAAACCTTTCTGATCCAGTTGCTGAACATCGCCGGACTGGGCCCCATTTTCGGCGCGCTGCTCGGTGCGATGTACGGACCGGTAGCCTTCCTGTGGATTACGTTGGGAGGCATCCTGATCGGCGGTCTGCACGACTACGTATCAGGTATGATCTCGATGAAAATGGGCGGCCTGAGCCTGCCTGAAATCGTCGGCCGCTACCTCGGTCCTGTGATGAAACAGTCGATGCGCGCAGTCACCCTGCTGTTGATGGTACTGGTCGGTGCCGTCTTTCTGGTCGGACCGGCGGGGATCTTGCAAGGCATGACCGGAATGAACCAAAGCACCTGGATCTGGATCATCCTGCTCTATTATATCCTGGCCACATTGCTCCCGATCGACAAGATCATCGGACGCATTTATCCCCTTTTCGGGGCCGCGCTCTTTTTCATGGCTCTCGGAATCCTTTACGTTCTGCTTTTCGACGCTTATACAATCCCGGAACTATCGGCCGGGAACTGGCATAATTTCAAAACCGACGCCGCGCGTTTCCCGATTTTTCCCACGCTGTTCATTACCATCGCATGCGGAGCCGTATCGGGTTTTCACGCCACCCAGTCGCCGCTTATGGCGCGTTGCCTGCAAAATGAGCAACAAGGCAAACCGGTCTTTTTCGGCGCCATGATCTCCGAATCGCTGATCGCACTGGTCTGGGCCGCAGCAGGTATGGCCTTCTGGGGCGGACCGGAAGAGTTGAACACGACGCTCGCGGAACACGGCGACAATGCGGCATGGGCCGTCAATGAAATCACCCGCACGACGCTCGGCAAATTCGGCGCCGTACTGGCTCTGCTGGGCGTGGTCGTCGCACCGATCACCAGCGGGGATTCGGCCTTCCGAAGCGCCCGGCTGATCGCCGCAGATTTCCTGCACCTCGAGCAACGTGCGATCCGGCGGCGGCTTTACATCAGCATTCCGCTGTTCGTCGTGGGGTTCGCGATTACGCTGATGAATTTCGGCGTCATCTGGCAATACTTCGCCTGGGTCAACCAGACCCTCGCGGCCGTGACGCTATGGACGATCACGGTTTATCTGACCGTCCGGCATAAGAATTTTTGGATCGCCCTACTGCCGTCGATCTTTATGACGCAAGTGGTAACGCTCTATATCCTGATCGCCCCCGAAGGGCTGCTGCTGCCTTATTGGACCGGATTCGGAATTGCCAACGCAATCAATGCGTTCATCACGATCCTGTTCTTCCGCTACCGGATTCGGCGGTGCAACGACATCTTCCCGGAAAACGAAGGGGATGAAGGGGATGAAGAGGATAAGGAGCATGAAGATTCCCCTGTCGACAACAGGAACGGATCGGAGCTCCCCATTCGGTAATCCGTCCCGGATCAAACCGATAGTGCCAAACCGATCCTACAGCATGAACACACCGCACGGTCCCGGGATTTTCCGTGCAACAGCATGGACACTTTGCCTGGAGACCGGGACCTTCCGTTCAACAGAACAGAAGCAACCGCCGCTCCCTAACGGTAACTCACGCTGTTCGCACCACATGTAAACTCAGCGGTAATAAACCGGTTGAAAATCGAGGTCGTGCCGCCTGCCGATGGGGATGTTCATGCCCAGGTTGAAGCTGGCTGTCGCCCGGCCCGTCGGGATCCACTGCGGGGTCACGCGGGTGACCATGTAGTCGGAGCCGAAAAAGAGCGTCACGCCTTTGGGTGTAAAGTTCAGGAGCCAGCCCCACCCGAGCCCGTAATTGGTCGCCGAACCGGTCACCGTCGCATTGAACCAGCGGCAGGGACGGAAATTGGCCGACAACATTCCTTCGGTCCAGACCCGGGGCATATAAAAACGTGTCGTCGAAAGCAGACCGAATGAGATTTTCCGGTCGAGGACGGCGTATTCGAGCCCGACATTCACCGTAGGGTGCAGCATGCGCGTAAGATGCTCTGGCGCCGGAGTGTCATAAAAACGGAACAGATCGCGCAGGTCGTCCTTAAGCCTGTTCCACTGCTCTTTGAACGAGCCCGGATTGTTGGGATCGTCCACAACGATATTACTGAAACCGTCGAATATAAACGGTTCGTTCTGCATTGTCCCGCGCAGGTTCTTGAACCACGACAGGAAACCCAGGTCGTTTACCCCGGCCGACAGCGTGAGGTGATCCTCCACCAATTCGTAACTCATCCCCAGATCGATGGCCAGTCCCCAGCCCCCTACTCCGGGATTGCGGTAATCGAGTTTATTGATTTCGCCGTCGGACTTCGTCTCGAACGACGCGCCGGCGGCCGACAAGTCGAAATACCCCTGTGCGTCGACCTCCCATTTGTTCTGGTTCATGACCACATTCATCCGGTCGATGTGCGTCCGTGCGCTGCCGGCCCCGAGCAGTACTTTCAGCTTTCCTCCCAATGTCAGGCGGTCGTTTACCGGATGGGCATGCCCCAATCCGATCTCGACATAATTATCGGTCTGCAACATCAGGTCGCGCATCTGATAGGAGCTCCCTTCGGGGGCGTCCATTCCCAGTTTCATAAAACGGAACAGGCTGCCGGGCAAGTCGATATCCGAGCTCGACCGCACGGCGATATCGATCGTATTGAAACCGCTCCACGCATAAAAAGCCGAGGAGAGCAGCGACACGTCGGCATCGACTTGTACCGCGTTGCGGTTCTTGATCCGGCCGAGGAACGTTTCGGCCGAAACGATCGGGTTCATAAAAGTAGTCAGCCGTCCGTCGGGCAGCGGATACAGGAAGGCGGTCAGCCCTACGTTCGACTGGGTAGCCACGTTGATATTGCCGATCGCAGGTATGCTGATATAGCCTCGGTCGCTCACCAGTGCGGGGTTCAGCCGGTGCCGCATCGGCATGCTTTCGAGGAAATAGGAGGTACGGAGCGTCTGGGCCGGAGCCAGAAACGGCACGACGGCGCATCCCATCAGGCAGGCCCCGCACAAAAACGTACGGAGTATTCTATTGTTCATTCGTCTTTTCATTCGGCAACTCCATTAAAGATCATCCAAATCCATGATCAGTCCACCCGGTACCCGCAGTTTCATCCGCACCTGTACATACTGCCGCGGCGTCGCCGGAATACCTGCCGAGGCCTCGTTGTTCCCGGCGGTAATTTCCAAAATCAACCCGTCGAGCCGGGCCAGCGCTCCTGCCTGCGTTTCACGGATCACCACATCGAACGACGATGACACAGGCGTATCGCCGCCGTCTCCCGGGGCTATCGTCCCGGGAGCGGACACCTCGACGCCCTGCAACGGCTGCTTCTGACCGTCCACGGCAATCGCGGCAGCCTGCAAGGTGAGCGGCACCGTATTGTCCACGGTAGCCAATATCTTAATTTCCTGAACCTTGTCCACGAAATCCCGGATATCCTTGGCCAGATTATCCACCGTGTCGCGGTACAGGATCGACAACTGCGGCCCGAAGGTCATCGGCACGCAAAGTTCATAATCGATCCGGATCTGGTAAGCAGGCACCGTCAGGTCGACCCGCTGCAGAGTCCCGGGGACAAGAGCGGGCTGCACATCCAGCAGGATCGAATCGGGTACCGTCCGGATCAAGGCAGGCAGGTTCGGCGCCTCGACGAACATGTATCCGTCGGGCATGACCGAAGCATCTTTGGCTATACGGAATACCGATAAAACAGCCCCTCCGGGCGTCCCGGCCTCCCGGACGCGCATCGCCACATTACTGCTTCCGGCCGGATTTTCCTGGTTACCGACCATCGGCATCAGCCCCAGGAAGACATCGACCTGCATCCCCAGCGGATTGGCGACCCCCAGGTTGATATAAGGATTCACGTCGAGCACGGTTCCCGCCTCGCGCAGGAAAGCGGGAATATCCTGCAATCCGAGCCACTGCTGCACATGCGGCAACTCCGGTTCCACATGCCCTTCGACGAGTTTGACTTGCATATCGCCGATCGTCAGCGCGGGCTGGAGCACGACACCGGTCAGATCACCGCCGCCGGGCGCTATATCCGTAATGCGCAAACTGCCCGACAACTCGACGGGATCGT
This window encodes:
- a CDS encoding sodium-dependent transporter, giving the protein MGSRGSFGSRFGVIAAVSGSVIGLGNIWRFPYVAGENGGAAFILIYIACSFLISIPLMLSEFSLGRSSKRNTKRAFQKLAPGTRWNYVGYMGIFCAFILLSFYCVIAGWALEFIKESVLNEFAGKSAAQISENFNGFIASGWRPVVWMGVFMLSTAFIVWSGIEKGIERYTKIFMPVFIVLLAALAINSLTLPGAREGIGFLLRPDFSKITGATILKAMGQSFFSMSLGLGCMITYGSYIRKGENLPKVASMVALSDMSVAILSGIAIFPAVFSFGISPTSGPELVFLTLPNIFAQMPGGYWIAIVFFVLLFLAAITSSISMFEVIAAYLTEELRMSRPKAVVGVLVTILVTGSLCALSQRPGSSLHIGSMNLFDLCDYLSSNVLMPLGGLLIVIFTGWVFSPEKLRNELTNNLTVNLWCYPAIRLLIRFVVPVVITLLFLTQIGIL
- a CDS encoding peptidase U32 family protein, with protein sequence MSEMSSRKLRTIELLAPAKNYEQGRAAILCGADALYVGAPRFGARSAAGVPEEEIVRLCDLAHRFGAKVYVAMNTLLYEQELADAERIACRMWNAGADALIVQDMAFLRMELPPVELHASTQVCNTDPQRVRFLSEAGFTRVILERALSLGEIGRLSRAADVEIETFVHGAICVSYSGRCYMSRTMGPRSGNRGDCSQSCRLPYDLLDERMRPLERNRHLLSLQDMNATGQIEELIGAGVTSFKIEGRLKDENYVRNVVGWYRRKLDGILARRDDLRRASEGISTLEFEPNPAKSFSRGATAYFLGGVHGGVASFDTPKAFGEPLGKVIDVRRDSFRLPSRTALSAGDGICFVTVSGAPGGTNINRTDGEWVWPNRMDGIVPGMELYRNYDHLFVSAVGRSRLRRTIPVTASVRVGPSEAELALSDGRMQVTVARHGEFAPARQPDQALQALRTQLAKTGDTIYDVVSVEVDQDTVRFVPISLLNELRREAVARLDGMRLQTFPRRERRSEHREVLFPAEVLTGEENVVNSLAERFYREHGVTRIEPGYDLRRDFRDLSVMRMRYCLRREMGTCLKEHPAYKGKLYLRHEQHLYELQFDCTRCMMTVVYRGISPGSDPVAEEAATPVAGHGGAGVRIVPVAPSAVQVPGTRRMRRTGKKKR
- a CDS encoding carbon starvation CstA family protein; the encoded protein is MITFLICFAVLVGAYFIYGRYLERTIGADPDREPPCRSRYDGVDYLPLPKWKTFLIQLLNIAGLGPIFGALLGAMYGPVAFLWITLGGILIGGLHDYVSGMISMKMGGLSLPEIVGRYLGPVMKQSMRAVTLLLMVLVGAVFLVGPAGILQGMTGMNQSTWIWIILLYYILATLLPIDKIIGRIYPLFGAALFFMALGILYVLLFDAYTIPELSAGNWHNFKTDAARFPIFPTLFITIACGAVSGFHATQSPLMARCLQNEQQGKPVFFGAMISESLIALVWAAAGMAFWGGPEELNTTLAEHGDNAAWAVNEITRTTLGKFGAVLALLGVVVAPITSGDSAFRSARLIAADFLHLEQRAIRRRLYISIPLFVVGFAITLMNFGVIWQYFAWVNQTLAAVTLWTITVYLTVRHKNFWIALLPSIFMTQVVTLYILIAPEGLLLPYWTGFGIANAINAFITILFFRYRIRRCNDIFPENEGDEGDEEDKEHEDSPVDNRNGSELPIR
- a CDS encoding DUF5723 family protein, giving the protein MNNRILRTFLCGACLMGCAVVPFLAPAQTLRTSYFLESMPMRHRLNPALVSDRGYISIPAIGNINVATQSNVGLTAFLYPLPDGRLTTFMNPIVSAETFLGRIKNRNAVQVDADVSLLSSAFYAWSGFNTIDIAVRSSSDIDLPGSLFRFMKLGMDAPEGSSYQMRDLMLQTDNYVEIGLGHAHPVNDRLTLGGKLKVLLGAGSARTHIDRMNVVMNQNKWEVDAQGYFDLSAAGASFETKSDGEINKLDYRNPGVGGWGLAIDLGMSYELVEDHLTLSAGVNDLGFLSWFKNLRGTMQNEPFIFDGFSNIVVDDPNNPGSFKEQWNRLKDDLRDLFRFYDTPAPEHLTRMLHPTVNVGLEYAVLDRKISFGLLSTTRFYMPRVWTEGMLSANFRPCRWFNATVTGSATNYGLGWGWLLNFTPKGVTLFFGSDYMVTRVTPQWIPTGRATASFNLGMNIPIGRRHDLDFQPVYYR
- a CDS encoding class I SAM-dependent methyltransferase; this translates as MDVGLLIPEGWNDYELVDCGGFEKLERFGRYLVARPEPQAVWDKSLGDKEWLRRADAYFRRDPRGGDRGGERGEWTLRDGMPQQWWIGYRSDAMDLKLRLGLTAFKHVGIFPEQAANWEFIAGQVHRVAETSAGNGNPGSAVAVAGRPGENVSGAVQVLNLFAYTGGATLAAGSAGASVTHVDSVKPVVSWARENMEASGLDGVRWIVDDALKFARREVKRGRKYSGIILDPPAYGRGPDGEKWILEENLNELLRLCGELLDPEHGFLVLNLYSMGLSALLARTAVRQLVGDFTGEQFGELYFNDSFGKALPLGVYYRCWRG